GACTGCTAAGAACGATTAGACTGGCGGCATGAGCTTGCTGGAACCGTTGTTCCGATGGAAAGCGGTGGAAGAGCTGTTTTCCGACCGCGCGCGCCTGCAAGGCATGCTGGATTTCGAAGCCGCGCTGGCCCGCGCGGAAGTGCGCGCGGGGGTTATCCCCGCGCCGGCGGCGCCCGCCATCGCCGCAAAATGCCGTGCCGAGCTGTTCGACACCGAAGCCCTGGCTCGCGCCGCGGGGCTTGCCGGCAACCCCGCCATTCCCCTCGTCAAGCAGCTCACCGCTCTTGTCGGAGCAGCCGACAAAGAAGCGCAGCGCTTTGTCCACTGGGGCGCCACGAGCCAGGACGCTATCGACAGCGGCTTCGTGCTGCAGTTGCGCGGGGCGCTGCAGCACATCGAAGCGGAACTCGAACGCCTGGCGGGCGCGCTAGCGCAGCTCGCCGATAAGCACCGCGCCACTCCGGTGGCCGGCCGCACCTGGATGCAGCAGGCGCTGCCGACAACATTCGGCTTGAAGGCCGCGGGCTGGCTGGATGCGGTCACGCGGCATCGCGCGCGGCTCGCAGAGGTGCGCCGCCGCGTGCTTGTCGTGCAGTTCGGCGGCGCCGTCGGCACGCTTGCCGCCCTGGGCAACAAGGGCCTGGATGTGGCCGCGGCCCTGGGCGAAGAGCTGCATCTCGGCGTGCCCGATCTTCCCTGGCACGCGCAGCGGGATCGCGTGGGCGAAGTGGCCACCACGCTCGGGCTGCTTAGCGGAACGCTCGGCAAGATCGCGCGAGACATCTCGCTGCACACCCAGACCGAAGTCGGCGAACTCTTCGAACCCGCCGCGGAAGGGCGCGGCGGCTCTTCCACCATGCCGCACAAGCGCAATCCGGTGACCTCCGCGGTAACCCTGGCGGCAGCCACGCGCATACCCGGGCTGGTAAGCACGATCCTCAGCGCCATGGTCCAGGAGCAGGAGCGCGGGCTGGGCGGCTGGCACGCCGAGTGGGAGACGATGCCGGAGATTATCGGGCTGGCCGCCGGGGCTCTGCACCACCTGACGGAAGCCATAACGGGTCTCGAACTGAACGCCGAACACATGGCCGGAAATCTCGAGCTGACCCACGGTTTGCTCTTCGCGGAAGCGGCGCAAATGGCCCTGGGCCGCGCCCTGGGACGCCAGGCAGCTCACGATCTGGTGCAGGCGGCATGCCAGCGGGCGCAGACGGAGAAGCGCCACCTGCGCGCCGTCCTCGGCGACGACCCCATTGCCGCCAGGAATCTTGCGAAAGAGGATCTCGACCGGCTCTTCGACCCGCGCCAATATCTCGGCGTCTCGGAGCAATTCATCGACCGCGTGCTGGCGGCGCATTCCTCCCAGCAGACAAAAACATCCGGCGAAAGCAGGTGAAGGAAATGCCCTTCGTGGAATACGGAGACTTGCGCGTAAATTACGCGCTGACGGGAGCGGCCAGCGCACCCGTGCTGATCCTTTCGAACTCGCTGGGCACGAATTTCTCCATGTGGGACGCGCAACTGCCGGCGCTCGAGAAAGAGTTCCGCGTGCTCCGCTACGACACACGCGGTCATGGCCAGACCTCCGTGACGCCCGGCCCGTACACGATCGAACAGCTCTCCCGCGACGTTCTCGGGCTGCTCGATGCCCTGCACCTCGACCGCGCGCACTTCTGCGGCCTCTCCATGGGCGGGATGATCGGCATGTGGCTGGGCGCGCACGCCGCGGAGCGCTTCCGCAAAATCGTGCTTTGCAACACCGCTGCGAAGATCGGCACCGCGGAAACCTGGAGCGCGCGCATCGAAGCCGTGCGCAAGGGCGGCATGCAGGCGGTGGCCCCCGCAGTGATCGAACGCTGGTTTACGCCGGAGTTCCGGGCGTCTGCCGCGGCCATCGTCGCGCCCGCGCTGCGCATGCTGGAAAACTCCCCGGCGGAAGGCTACATGGCCTGCTGCGCGGCACTCGGGGCGATGGACCAGCGCGAAGCCCTGGCGGCGATTCGCGTGCCCGCGCTGGTGATCGCCGGCGCCAGGGACCCCGTGACGCCGCCCGCCGAGGGCCGCTTCCTCGCCGAACGGATTCCCGGAGCGCAATACGCCGAGCTTCCCACGGCGCACCTTTCGAACGTCGAAGCACCCGCGCAATTCACCGCGGAACTCATCCGTTTTCTGAAGGCCTGAGGAGAAGGAGCGGCAATGGACGAAAGCGAACGGTATCAGCAGGGGATGGGCGTGCGCCGCGCCGTTCTAGGCGACGCGCACGTGGACCGCTCGTTGCAGAACAAGAACGAATTCAACCAAGAGTTTCAGGACCTGATCACGCGCTACGCCTGGGGCGAAATCTGGACGCGGCCCGGCTTGCCGCGGCATACGCGGAGCTGCATCACCCTGGCGATGATGGTGGCGCTGAACCGCGGCGAGGAGCTGCGCATGCATCTCCGCGCGGCGTTCAACAACGGCGTAACCCGCGAGGAGATCAAGGAAGTCCTGCTGCAAACCGCCATCTACTGCGGCGTGCCCGCGGCCAATTCCGCGTTCCACATCGCGGAAGAAGTATTCGCGGAGATCAACTTTAAGCGCTAGGCCCCGCTCAGAACGGGTACGGGTGGCGGCCCATCTGGATCGTTACCCACTTTACCTCGGTCATTTCATCGATCGACCAGCGGCCCCCTTCCCGGCCGCTGCCCGAATCCTTTACGCCACCAAATGGAACGGTGGCCTCGTCGTGGATCGTGGGGCCGTTGAGATGCACCATGCCCGCTTCCAGCTCCAGAGCGAAGCGCATGGCCAGTTGCAAATCATTCGTCAGCACGGCGGAAGAGAGCCCGTAGACCGAGGTATTGGCCAGGGCCAGCGCGTGATCGGCATCCTTCGCCTTGCTCACCGCCGCCACCGGACCGAACAGTTCGTCGCGGAACGCCGCCATCTCCGGGGTCACATCCGCGAGCACCGTCGGATGATAGAAATTGCCCTCGTAACGTCCCCCGGTGAGCAGCCGCGCGCCTGCGGCGACCGCCGCTTTCACTTTGCCGTCAATCATCGGGCATTGCGCAGAACGGATAAGCGGCCCGATCACCGTATGCGGGTCGCGCGGGTCGCCAACCTTCATGGTCTGCGCTTTGGCGGCAAAGCGCTTCAAAAACTCTTCATAAATCGGCGCTTCAACGATGATGCGCGAGCCGGCCATGCAGATCTGGCCCTGGTGGATGAAAATGCCGAAACACGCGGTATTGACGGCATAGTCGAGGTCGGCGTCTTTCAGGACGATGACCGGGCTCTTGCCGCCCATTTCCAGAACGACGCGTTTGCCGCGCTTGGCGCACTCCGTGGCAATGATGCGCCCCACGGCGGTGGAACCCGTGAAGGTCACCAGCTTTACGCGTGGATCGTCAAAGATGACGCGTGCCAGTGTGGGGCCGTCGCCGGGAACGACGTTGAAGACGCCCGGCGGCACGCCCGCCCGATTGAAGACTTCGGCGAGCTTGAGTCCGACGAGGGAGGTTTCCTCCGAGGGCTTAAGGACAAACGTGTTGCCGGCAGCCAGGGCGAAGGCCACCTTCTTCAAAGAGAGAATTACCGGAAAGTTGAACGGTGAAATACCCGCGACCACGCCGAGCGGGCGGCGGATGGCCAGGGAGATCAGGCCGGGCGAGTCCGACGGGAAGACGTCGCCATGGATACGGCGAGCTTCGCCGGCGATGGACCGCACCATGTTCGCGGCCATGGGCACTTCGAACATGGCTTTTCCAAAGGTGGAGCCGCCTTCGTCGATCAGGAGGTCCACGATTTCCTGGCGCGCCGCTTCCAGTTCATCGGCAGCCCGGTGGAGGAGGCGCTCGCGCTCGCACGGGGGAGTGGCTGCCCATGCGGCCTTCGCGGCATCCGCGGCATCAATGGCCGCGCGCATGTGCTGCTCCTGCGCCATGAACACCTTGGCGAACGAGCGCTGATTCGCGGGATTGACGACGTCCGTCAGCGCGGATGCCGGAACATCAATGGCCTTGCCACCGATATAAGGGGTAGAAACCATTTCTCTCCTCCATTGTGTAAATCCCTCAGCGCCAGACGCGGCGGGCGGTCTCCGCCACGAGCCGCATCTTGGCCCACTGCTCGTCCTCGGTAAGGAGATTCCCTTCCATGGTGGACGCGAAGCCGCACTGCGGGCTCAGCGCGAGATTCTCGAGCGGCACGTAGCGCGCGGCCTCGTGTATGCGCTGTACGAGCTCGTCGCTGCTTTCCAGCCTGGCCAGCTTCGAGCTCACCAGCCCCAGAACCACCGTCTTACCCCGCGGCACAAAACGCAGCGGCTCGAAGGTCCCGGAGCGCTCGTCGTCGTACTCCAGCAGGAAGCGGTCCACCTCCAGCGTCCCGAACAACTTCTCGGCCACCGCGTCGTAGCCGCCCTCCGCGTACCAATGGCTGCGATTGTTGCCCCGGCACAGGTGGATGGCCAGGGTCACGCCCGGCCCCCGCGCCGCTGCGAAGCAGGCGTTGTCCGCACGGATGGCTTCATCCAGCAGCGCATCCGGATCGGCATTCATCTCCTTGCGGATCCACTCGCGCCACTTGGGGTCCATGTAGTAGCTGTAGCGCGGTGCGTCGATCTGGATGTAGCTCACGCCATCCGCGGATAGCTTCCCGAGGTCCGCCTTCATGATCTCCACGATGTCCCACAGCAGCGCGGCATGGTCCTTGTAGACCTTTTCCGTGATTCCTCGTTTGAAGGAGATCGCCGGAAACTGCGTGGCGCTCGGCAGCGTCATCTTAATGGCGCCAGGGCTGTGCGCTTTGAGGAACGGCAGCTCATGTCCCGTCAGGGGGCGCACCTGGCGCAGCTTCGCGGTCACGATCCCGGTCACGCTGCTCACGGGGGCGTCCTTCGACTCCCCGGCCTTCCAGGTGCGCGAGATGGCGTCGCCCAGGTCGAATCCCTCGACCGCGTCGGTGAAATCACTCATGAAGTTGCGCCGGCGCAGCTCTCCGTCCGTGAAAATCTCGAATCCCAGCTCCTTCTGCTTGGCCAGAACGCGCTGGATGTGCCGGTCCTCGATGCTCCGCAACTGCTCGGCACTGGTCGACGCAGAACGCCGCGCCTCCAAAATCTCGGCTGGCCTCAGAAAGCTCCCAATATGATCGGCTCGGTACTGTGCTGACATCTCAGTATCCCACTCTAACTTAGATGGCGAGCTCCGGTAGGTCATCTAACGCGCACGGCTCATGTGGCTGACCTTGCGGACGGAAACATCTGCCTTTGATACGCGAAATTCGCTGGTCGCGCAAGCTCTCCGCAATGCTTATTCCGCCCTAGGACGGTTTACGCTCCGGACTTCGATGCGTCCTCAGGTCTCGAACCACGTCGTCCGATCGCCCAGGCTCCTGGCAATTTTCCGTGCCGTCTCTCGCACCATCTCGATCTTCTCTACCTGTTCAGTTCCCTGAAACCTCTGCGTCGGCCCGGCCAATCCAACCGCGCCAAGCACACAGGCGTCGCGGAGAAACACCGGCGCCGCGACACCGTTCAACCCGCGCTCCAACTCCTGCTCGTCCAGCGCGTATCCCCTCTGACGAACGCGGCGCAGATCATTTTTCAGGTCGTCGACCTGGGTCAGCGTGTGCGGCGTATAACGCGGCAATCCATTGTTGGACAGAATGGCTTCCACCTCCTCTTCGCTGAGATAGGCGAGGACGGCCTTGCCCGCCGCCGTGCAATGCGCTGGAAACTGAGCCCCCACCGGCGTGCGTACGCTGATCATCGTGTGCGCGGAGTCATAACGGTCGACGCAGACGATTCCCCCCGCTCCCGGCACCGCCAGGCTCACCGCCTCCTTCGAAGTGCGCGCCAGTTCCATCAGGTAGCGCCGCGCTTCGCTCTGCAGCGTCCTGGCCTGCGCCGCCTTCGTACCCAGTTCATGCAGCTTCAACCCCAGCCGATAGCGCTCGCTCTCCGGATCCCGCTCGATCAGATCGAATTTCTCCATGGCGCTCAGGAGGCGATACACGGTGGTCTTGTTCAGC
This sequence is a window from Terriglobia bacterium. Protein-coding genes within it:
- a CDS encoding 3-carboxy-cis,cis-muconate cycloisomerase; protein product: MSLLEPLFRWKAVEELFSDRARLQGMLDFEAALARAEVRAGVIPAPAAPAIAAKCRAELFDTEALARAAGLAGNPAIPLVKQLTALVGAADKEAQRFVHWGATSQDAIDSGFVLQLRGALQHIEAELERLAGALAQLADKHRATPVAGRTWMQQALPTTFGLKAAGWLDAVTRHRARLAEVRRRVLVVQFGGAVGTLAALGNKGLDVAAALGEELHLGVPDLPWHAQRDRVGEVATTLGLLSGTLGKIARDISLHTQTEVGELFEPAAEGRGGSSTMPHKRNPVTSAVTLAAATRIPGLVSTILSAMVQEQERGLGGWHAEWETMPEIIGLAAGALHHLTEAITGLELNAEHMAGNLELTHGLLFAEAAQMALGRALGRQAAHDLVQAACQRAQTEKRHLRAVLGDDPIAARNLAKEDLDRLFDPRQYLGVSEQFIDRVLAAHSSQQTKTSGESR
- the pcaD gene encoding 3-oxoadipate enol-lactonase, yielding MPFVEYGDLRVNYALTGAASAPVLILSNSLGTNFSMWDAQLPALEKEFRVLRYDTRGHGQTSVTPGPYTIEQLSRDVLGLLDALHLDRAHFCGLSMGGMIGMWLGAHAAERFRKIVLCNTAAKIGTAETWSARIEAVRKGGMQAVAPAVIERWFTPEFRASAAAIVAPALRMLENSPAEGYMACCAALGAMDQREALAAIRVPALVIAGARDPVTPPAEGRFLAERIPGAQYAELPTAHLSNVEAPAQFTAELIRFLKA
- a CDS encoding IclR family transcriptional regulator, which encodes MGQNGPEMRVTEIASGLRLNKTTVYRLLSAMEKFDLIERDPESERYRLGLKLHELGTKAAQARTLQSEARRYLMELARTSKEAVSLAVPGAGGIVCVDRYDSAHTMISVRTPVGAQFPAHCTAAGKAVLAYLSEEEVEAILSNNGLPRYTPHTLTQVDDLKNDLRRVRQRGYALDEQELERGLNGVAAPVFLRDACVLGAVGLAGPTQRFQGTEQVEKIEMVRETARKIARSLGDRTTWFET
- a CDS encoding methionine synthase; the encoded protein is MSAQYRADHIGSFLRPAEILEARRSASTSAEQLRSIEDRHIQRVLAKQKELGFEIFTDGELRRRNFMSDFTDAVEGFDLGDAISRTWKAGESKDAPVSSVTGIVTAKLRQVRPLTGHELPFLKAHSPGAIKMTLPSATQFPAISFKRGITEKVYKDHAALLWDIVEIMKADLGKLSADGVSYIQIDAPRYSYYMDPKWREWIRKEMNADPDALLDEAIRADNACFAAARGPGVTLAIHLCRGNNRSHWYAEGGYDAVAEKLFGTLEVDRFLLEYDDERSGTFEPLRFVPRGKTVVLGLVSSKLARLESSDELVQRIHEAARYVPLENLALSPQCGFASTMEGNLLTEDEQWAKMRLVAETARRVWR
- a CDS encoding aldehyde dehydrogenase family protein, which encodes MVSTPYIGGKAIDVPASALTDVVNPANQRSFAKVFMAQEQHMRAAIDAADAAKAAWAATPPCERERLLHRAADELEAARQEIVDLLIDEGGSTFGKAMFEVPMAANMVRSIAGEARRIHGDVFPSDSPGLISLAIRRPLGVVAGISPFNFPVILSLKKVAFALAAGNTFVLKPSEETSLVGLKLAEVFNRAGVPPGVFNVVPGDGPTLARVIFDDPRVKLVTFTGSTAVGRIIATECAKRGKRVVLEMGGKSPVIVLKDADLDYAVNTACFGIFIHQGQICMAGSRIIVEAPIYEEFLKRFAAKAQTMKVGDPRDPHTVIGPLIRSAQCPMIDGKVKAAVAAGARLLTGGRYEGNFYHPTVLADVTPEMAAFRDELFGPVAAVSKAKDADHALALANTSVYGLSSAVLTNDLQLAMRFALELEAGMVHLNGPTIHDEATVPFGGVKDSGSGREGGRWSIDEMTEVKWVTIQMGRHPYPF
- the pcaC gene encoding 4-carboxymuconolactone decarboxylase, with amino-acid sequence MDESERYQQGMGVRRAVLGDAHVDRSLQNKNEFNQEFQDLITRYAWGEIWTRPGLPRHTRSCITLAMMVALNRGEELRMHLRAAFNNGVTREEIKEVLLQTAIYCGVPAANSAFHIAEEVFAEINFKR